One segment of Ricinus communis isolate WT05 ecotype wild-type chromosome 8, ASM1957865v1, whole genome shotgun sequence DNA contains the following:
- the LOC8278092 gene encoding putative HVA22-like protein g isoform X3 — protein sequence MIFGYAYPAYECFKVVEKTESEMEQLLFWCQYCRILVAMLTVCERVGDNLLSWLPMYSEAKLAFFIYLWHQKTRGTMYVYNCFFQPFVRKHETEIDDRLLELRVEGGRMALVYWEKAAIYGQAKLFEILQFASSQSALWCHFGQQEPNAATNGEPPVSDQISLDTKERQCKEPNSHSQQPHDQPSNDLEKMPNEPSASSSSRGSENLVCSQQETETVIRESVQIARGKWRLFRSAAAKPLNV from the exons ATGATTTTTGGGTATGCTTATCCAGCTTATGAATGTTTTAAAGTAGTGGAGAAGACAGAAAGTGAAATGGAGCAACTCCTGTTTTGGTGCCAGTACTG caGGATTTTAGTTGCGATGCTTACGGTCTGTGAGAGAGTAGGGGACAATTTACTCTCATG GTTGCCAATGTACAGTGAAGCAAAGTTggcattttttatatatctttgGCATCAAAAAACAAGA GGAACAATGTATGTTTATAACTGTTTTTTCCAGCCTTTTGTGAGAAAACATGAGACTGAAATTGATGATCGTTTGTTGGAGCTTAGAGTTGAGGGTGGGAGGATGGCACTTGTTTATTGGGAAAAGGCTGCAATTTATGGACAGGCAAAGCTTTTTGAAATTCTGCAGTTTGCTTCTTCTCAATCAGCATTATGGTGTCACTTTGGTCAG CAAGAACCAAATGCCGCCACAAATGGAGAACCTCCTGTTTCTGATCAGATTAGCTTGGATACCAAAGAAAGGCAGTGTAAAGAACCCAACTCACATTCCCAGCAGCCACATGATCAGCCGTCTAATGATTTGGAAAAGATGCCAAATGAACCATCAGCATCATCATCCTCCAGAGGAAGTGAAAATTTAGTATGCTCTCAGCAAGAAACAGAAACAGTTATTAGAGAATCAGTTCAGATAGCTCGTGGCAAATGGAGATTATTCCGGAGTGCAGCAGCCAAACCGTTAAACGTGTAG
- the LOC8278092 gene encoding putative HVA22-like protein g isoform X4 — protein sequence MIFGYAYPAYECFKVVEKTESEMEQLLFWCQYWILVAMLTVCERVGDNLLSWLPMYSEAKLAFFIYLWHQKTRGTMYVYNCFFQPFVRKHETEIDDRLLELRVEGGRMALVYWEKAAIYGQAKLFEILQFASSQSALWCHFGQQEPNAATNGEPPVSDQISLDTKERQCKEPNSHSQQPHDQPSNDLEKMPNEPSASSSSRGSENLVCSQQETETVIRESVQIARGKWRLFRSAAAKPLNV from the exons ATGATTTTTGGGTATGCTTATCCAGCTTATGAATGTTTTAAAGTAGTGGAGAAGACAGAAAGTGAAATGGAGCAACTCCTGTTTTGGTGCCAGTACTG GATTTTAGTTGCGATGCTTACGGTCTGTGAGAGAGTAGGGGACAATTTACTCTCATG GTTGCCAATGTACAGTGAAGCAAAGTTggcattttttatatatctttgGCATCAAAAAACAAGA GGAACAATGTATGTTTATAACTGTTTTTTCCAGCCTTTTGTGAGAAAACATGAGACTGAAATTGATGATCGTTTGTTGGAGCTTAGAGTTGAGGGTGGGAGGATGGCACTTGTTTATTGGGAAAAGGCTGCAATTTATGGACAGGCAAAGCTTTTTGAAATTCTGCAGTTTGCTTCTTCTCAATCAGCATTATGGTGTCACTTTGGTCAG CAAGAACCAAATGCCGCCACAAATGGAGAACCTCCTGTTTCTGATCAGATTAGCTTGGATACCAAAGAAAGGCAGTGTAAAGAACCCAACTCACATTCCCAGCAGCCACATGATCAGCCGTCTAATGATTTGGAAAAGATGCCAAATGAACCATCAGCATCATCATCCTCCAGAGGAAGTGAAAATTTAGTATGCTCTCAGCAAGAAACAGAAACAGTTATTAGAGAATCAGTTCAGATAGCTCGTGGCAAATGGAGATTATTCCGGAGTGCAGCAGCCAAACCGTTAAACGTGTAG
- the LOC8278092 gene encoding putative HVA22-like protein g isoform X2, translated as MIGSFLSRALIMIFGYAYPAYECFKVVEKTESEMEQLLFWCQYWILVAMLTVCERVGDNLLSWLPMYSEAKLAFFIYLWHQKTRGTMYVYNCFFQPFVRKHETEIDDRLLELRVEGGRMALVYWEKAAIYGQAKLFEILQFASSQSALWCHFGQQEPNAATNGEPPVSDQISLDTKERQCKEPNSHSQQPHDQPSNDLEKMPNEPSASSSSRGSENLVCSQQETETVIRESVQIARGKWRLFRSAAAKPLNV; from the exons ATGATAGGATCGTTTCTATCAAGAGCCCTTAT AATGATTTTTGGGTATGCTTATCCAGCTTATGAATGTTTTAAAGTAGTGGAGAAGACAGAAAGTGAAATGGAGCAACTCCTGTTTTGGTGCCAGTACTG GATTTTAGTTGCGATGCTTACGGTCTGTGAGAGAGTAGGGGACAATTTACTCTCATG GTTGCCAATGTACAGTGAAGCAAAGTTggcattttttatatatctttgGCATCAAAAAACAAGA GGAACAATGTATGTTTATAACTGTTTTTTCCAGCCTTTTGTGAGAAAACATGAGACTGAAATTGATGATCGTTTGTTGGAGCTTAGAGTTGAGGGTGGGAGGATGGCACTTGTTTATTGGGAAAAGGCTGCAATTTATGGACAGGCAAAGCTTTTTGAAATTCTGCAGTTTGCTTCTTCTCAATCAGCATTATGGTGTCACTTTGGTCAG CAAGAACCAAATGCCGCCACAAATGGAGAACCTCCTGTTTCTGATCAGATTAGCTTGGATACCAAAGAAAGGCAGTGTAAAGAACCCAACTCACATTCCCAGCAGCCACATGATCAGCCGTCTAATGATTTGGAAAAGATGCCAAATGAACCATCAGCATCATCATCCTCCAGAGGAAGTGAAAATTTAGTATGCTCTCAGCAAGAAACAGAAACAGTTATTAGAGAATCAGTTCAGATAGCTCGTGGCAAATGGAGATTATTCCGGAGTGCAGCAGCCAAACCGTTAAACGTGTAG
- the LOC8278092 gene encoding putative HVA22-like protein g isoform X1 — protein sequence MIGSFLSRALIMIFGYAYPAYECFKVVEKTESEMEQLLFWCQYCRILVAMLTVCERVGDNLLSWLPMYSEAKLAFFIYLWHQKTRGTMYVYNCFFQPFVRKHETEIDDRLLELRVEGGRMALVYWEKAAIYGQAKLFEILQFASSQSALWCHFGQQEPNAATNGEPPVSDQISLDTKERQCKEPNSHSQQPHDQPSNDLEKMPNEPSASSSSRGSENLVCSQQETETVIRESVQIARGKWRLFRSAAAKPLNV from the exons ATGATAGGATCGTTTCTATCAAGAGCCCTTAT AATGATTTTTGGGTATGCTTATCCAGCTTATGAATGTTTTAAAGTAGTGGAGAAGACAGAAAGTGAAATGGAGCAACTCCTGTTTTGGTGCCAGTACTG caGGATTTTAGTTGCGATGCTTACGGTCTGTGAGAGAGTAGGGGACAATTTACTCTCATG GTTGCCAATGTACAGTGAAGCAAAGTTggcattttttatatatctttgGCATCAAAAAACAAGA GGAACAATGTATGTTTATAACTGTTTTTTCCAGCCTTTTGTGAGAAAACATGAGACTGAAATTGATGATCGTTTGTTGGAGCTTAGAGTTGAGGGTGGGAGGATGGCACTTGTTTATTGGGAAAAGGCTGCAATTTATGGACAGGCAAAGCTTTTTGAAATTCTGCAGTTTGCTTCTTCTCAATCAGCATTATGGTGTCACTTTGGTCAG CAAGAACCAAATGCCGCCACAAATGGAGAACCTCCTGTTTCTGATCAGATTAGCTTGGATACCAAAGAAAGGCAGTGTAAAGAACCCAACTCACATTCCCAGCAGCCACATGATCAGCCGTCTAATGATTTGGAAAAGATGCCAAATGAACCATCAGCATCATCATCCTCCAGAGGAAGTGAAAATTTAGTATGCTCTCAGCAAGAAACAGAAACAGTTATTAGAGAATCAGTTCAGATAGCTCGTGGCAAATGGAGATTATTCCGGAGTGCAGCAGCCAAACCGTTAAACGTGTAG